Proteins encoded by one window of Rhodohalobacter sp. SW132:
- a CDS encoding GIY-YIG nuclease family protein yields MIRFTSVDLQNFPERFKSHNELGKKGWTIKFRPWIIVHTENFDEKADAIKREKELKSARGRRLFRSHILGQ; encoded by the coding sequence ATGATAAGATTTACATCGGTAGATCTACAAAATTTTCCTGAGAGATTTAAATCTCACAATGAGTTAGGCAAGAAAGGGTGGACGATCAAATTTCGACCTTGGATTATCGTGCATACAGAAAATTTTGATGAAAAGGCCGATGCAATAAAAAGGGAAAAAGAGTTGAAGTCTGCCCGAGGACGTCGATTGTTTCGATCTCATATTTTGGGACAGTAG
- a CDS encoding zinc-dependent alcohol dehydrogenase, translated as MKALCWHGKNDVRIDNVPDPELHQAGDVILKVTSTAICGSDLHLLSGLMPTMEEGDILGHEFMGEVVDVGKEVTTLKKGDRVVVPFTISCGLCHFCGESLFSLCDNSNPNADQAIEVMGHSPAGLFGFSHMLGGFSGGQAEYVRVPYADIGPVKVPDSLSDDKVLFLSDIFPTGYMAAENADITPGDIVAVWGCGPVGQFAIKSAWMLGAERVIAIDRVPERLKMAKEMCDAEIIHSTDPSEIYETLMAMTDGRGPDCCIDAVGAEAHGGSTIRSIKDKAMGKAHLDVAKPYVLQQMIQCCKKGGTISIPGVYVGPVNAFPIGSAMNKALTFKMGQTHVQHYLKPLLEKIANDEIDPSFIITHQLKLEDAPEAYKLFRDKKDSCVKVVLTP; from the coding sequence ATGAAAGCTTTATGCTGGCATGGAAAAAACGATGTTCGAATAGACAATGTCCCGGATCCTGAATTACATCAAGCGGGAGATGTTATTTTAAAAGTTACGTCAACAGCTATTTGCGGATCTGATTTACACCTCTTGAGCGGCTTGATGCCTACCATGGAAGAGGGTGATATACTTGGCCACGAATTTATGGGAGAAGTTGTAGACGTTGGGAAAGAGGTGACGACACTAAAAAAAGGTGACAGGGTAGTTGTACCTTTTACAATATCTTGCGGACTCTGTCATTTTTGCGGTGAAAGTTTGTTTTCACTTTGCGATAATAGTAATCCCAATGCAGATCAGGCTATCGAAGTAATGGGCCACTCACCCGCCGGTTTGTTTGGATTTTCACATATGTTAGGCGGTTTTTCAGGTGGGCAGGCTGAATATGTTCGGGTTCCTTACGCAGATATTGGCCCTGTAAAAGTACCGGACTCTCTTTCAGATGATAAAGTTCTGTTTCTTTCAGATATTTTTCCAACAGGATACATGGCTGCTGAAAATGCAGATATCACACCTGGTGATATTGTTGCCGTCTGGGGATGTGGTCCGGTAGGTCAGTTTGCCATTAAAAGCGCATGGATGTTAGGAGCAGAAAGGGTTATTGCCATAGACAGAGTTCCGGAAAGATTAAAAATGGCAAAAGAGATGTGCGATGCTGAAATCATCCATTCAACGGATCCTTCTGAAATTTATGAAACCTTGATGGCGATGACGGATGGACGGGGCCCGGATTGCTGTATCGATGCTGTAGGGGCGGAAGCTCACGGTGGAAGCACGATTCGCAGCATCAAAGATAAAGCAATGGGAAAAGCACATCTCGATGTTGCAAAACCCTACGTACTGCAGCAGATGATCCAGTGCTGTAAAAAAGGCGGCACAATATCCATACCGGGAGTGTATGTAGGACCCGTTAACGCTTTTCCAATCGGCAGTGCCATGAATAAAGCACTAACATTCAAAATGGGACAAACTCATGTGCAACATTACTTAAAGCCACTACTGGAAAAAATCGCCAATGATGAAATTGATCCGTCATTCATCATAACTCATCAGCTTAAACTGGAAGATGCACCGGAAGCCTATAAACTATTCAGAGATAAGAAAGATAGCTGCGTGAAAGTTGTGCTAACTCCATAA
- a CDS encoding SusD/RagB family nutrient-binding outer membrane lipoprotein, producing the protein MNILKPTISKAVAIAAGILLLVACDDFGSLNVDPNNPSQVRTELLLTNVQRDLSSVSGAVIGNLWVQYMAETQYDDDSRYSTTTSNFNGWYTGPLMDLQTIIDLNTNEETRDDALSGGSNNNQLAVARILKAYYYHMMTDRWGMLPYSDALQGSENFSPSYDSQEAIYLDIINELNEAVDQMDGGAGVNGDIIFNGDMDAWAIFANSIRARVALRMADTNQSGLAATEFADAINSGVITEDVMYPHLAEAANQNPWFARFITRTDYALSDVLADYMIDLDDHRVLRYGDPAPDFYTEGEEITFDNIRGMPYSVENPGDITNASISFPGMAIRAQDAPLPIITVSELHFAMAEAAERGWISGDAETYYLDAIEASWNQWDVYDEGDFQNYVTNPEVAYDSGSWMEKIGTQKWVALYPNGYEAWAEWRRLGYPELEPHDFPLNQSGEIPRRQAYPTSESQINEENYDEAVSAQGPDTPDTRLWWDVN; encoded by the coding sequence ATGAATATTCTTAAACCAACAATAAGTAAAGCAGTTGCGATAGCAGCAGGTATTCTGCTGCTGGTTGCTTGTGATGATTTTGGGAGTCTGAATGTGGACCCCAACAATCCGTCACAGGTGAGAACCGAACTGCTTCTTACAAATGTTCAGCGCGATCTTAGCAGTGTTTCCGGGGCCGTAATCGGGAACCTTTGGGTTCAGTATATGGCAGAAACCCAATATGATGACGATTCCCGGTACTCTACGACCACATCCAATTTTAACGGATGGTATACCGGGCCTTTGATGGATCTGCAAACCATCATTGACCTGAATACAAATGAAGAGACAAGGGATGATGCCCTTTCAGGCGGAAGCAACAACAATCAGTTAGCCGTTGCAAGAATTCTGAAGGCATACTATTACCATATGATGACAGATCGATGGGGAATGCTCCCTTACTCTGATGCACTCCAGGGCAGCGAAAACTTCAGCCCTTCATATGATTCCCAGGAAGCCATTTACCTGGATATCATAAATGAACTGAATGAAGCCGTAGATCAAATGGATGGGGGAGCTGGCGTGAATGGCGATATCATCTTTAATGGGGATATGGATGCCTGGGCGATATTCGCAAACAGTATTCGCGCAAGAGTGGCCCTTCGCATGGCTGATACCAATCAGTCTGGTCTTGCGGCTACAGAATTTGCTGATGCAATCAACAGCGGAGTGATCACGGAAGATGTGATGTATCCGCATCTTGCGGAAGCAGCCAATCAGAATCCATGGTTTGCACGGTTCATAACGCGTACAGATTATGCCCTTTCTGATGTACTTGCAGACTACATGATAGATCTGGATGATCACCGTGTGTTACGATATGGTGATCCGGCTCCGGACTTTTATACCGAGGGTGAAGAGATTACATTTGATAATATCAGGGGGATGCCTTATTCAGTAGAGAATCCCGGAGATATTACCAATGCGTCTATTTCATTCCCCGGTATGGCCATTCGTGCACAAGATGCACCACTTCCCATAATTACAGTCTCAGAACTTCATTTTGCCATGGCAGAAGCTGCTGAAAGAGGCTGGATCTCTGGTGATGCAGAAACCTATTATCTGGATGCGATTGAAGCCTCCTGGAATCAGTGGGATGTATATGATGAAGGCGACTTCCAGAACTACGTAACTAACCCGGAAGTCGCTTACGACTCCGGTAGCTGGATGGAGAAAATTGGAACTCAGAAATGGGTGGCACTTTATCCAAACGGATACGAAGCATGGGCAGAATGGAGAAGACTTGGATATCCTGAGCTCGAGCCACACGATTTCCCACTGAACCAAAGTGGTGAAATCCCCAGAAGACAGGCGTACCCAACATCTGAATCGCAGATTAACGAAGAAAACTACGATGAAGCTGTTTCTGCACAGGGCCCTGACACACCGGATACCAGGCTCTGGTGGGATGTGAATTAA
- a CDS encoding SusC/RagA family TonB-linked outer membrane protein gives MLKKLLLFTAVSLISVPFVFAQTSNISGTITDSETGEPVPQANIYIVELQRGDAANFDGYFEINNVEHGTYTFRITSVGYRPIQEEVTVNANNTSFEFELSPDLRLLDDVVVTAFGVQREERSLGYSIQEISGDVVSRTDRNNIVGALSGQVSGVQVVGSSGANIGGSERIRIRGANGLSDGQPLFVIDGTPMDNSSFLISGGGNARGRDLGNLMSDLNIQNVESISVLKGAAASALYGNRASNGVVLITTRSGQMGEAQRIQVDYSNSTYFENVSLLPDYQNEYAGGYNQNFIEYTDPVTGGTYNGLNYAADESWGPRMDGRMYRPWWSWFDHDFTGDGQSDYGREVALNPQPDNVREFFDTGVRLSNSLAITGGSENSSFRAALNHTTHNGVIPNSQIDRTAINFNGALSHTDRFNSRVAFNYVNTSGEGRPAQGYSPAQGNPMQSFNQWFQRQLNMDMLREYRTADGTPTSWNIRSNTDLRPLYWDSPFFSINENTSTDSRDRIFGNYSLSYNVLDNLELIGKLHLDTYSFTAEDRIASGGLEQDWFYIAQRTRREVNYEAGLQFEENYEDFSFNTYLGANIRQERYSSLIQQTAGGLSTPNFYNIDASIDRPNVSNFKSEKDVRSLYGNLTVGFRDLIYLEGSVRNDWSSALPANDNSYLYYSLSSSLVFTEFDVFANQDVLSFGKLRASLAQVGNDLDPYQIFQTFSTSTPYGNNPTQTVPNTLNNNQLRPAISTDYEVGIDLRFFNGNLRTDVNYFNSIREDEILSLQVPGAAGFSQAVVNAGKFTTTGWEVSLGSTVFQNQNWNVDLGLNWATSNAQVDELAEGITTRLLESGFFGAALYAEEGREWGNIVTTGGYGGFAIHEETGQRIVNDNGRYAIETNKDLGNILPDWTGGFRMDVNYRNFSLGTFFDYQKGGQFYSLTKMFNAYSGLGAETVGNNTLGNPLRNPVVNSAGEAVAFVPLNDAASNSGGVLVEGVNPDGNEVAYLYQASLHYPYMFNIKEEWIYDASYLKLREIKLTYNLPSEFLANLPLQRASVSLDIQNAFLLYSSVDGIDPSIIQNNANGFAFWEGGGLPPTRTIGFNINLSF, from the coding sequence ATGCTGAAGAAGCTACTTCTTTTCACGGCCGTGAGTCTGATTTCGGTCCCGTTCGTTTTTGCACAGACGAGCAACATATCAGGCACGATAACGGATTCGGAGACAGGTGAGCCAGTCCCGCAGGCAAATATCTACATAGTAGAATTGCAACGTGGTGATGCTGCCAACTTCGATGGATATTTTGAAATCAACAATGTTGAGCACGGAACCTATACGTTTCGCATTACTTCGGTTGGATATCGACCTATTCAGGAAGAAGTAACTGTAAATGCAAACAACACTTCCTTTGAGTTCGAACTGAGCCCGGATCTTCGCTTGTTAGACGATGTTGTGGTTACAGCTTTCGGAGTCCAGAGAGAAGAACGATCACTCGGATACTCTATTCAGGAGATTTCAGGTGATGTGGTTTCGCGAACCGACAGAAATAACATTGTCGGCGCATTATCAGGCCAGGTTTCGGGTGTCCAGGTTGTTGGATCTTCCGGAGCAAATATCGGCGGTTCAGAGCGTATCCGGATTCGTGGTGCAAACGGACTTTCGGATGGCCAGCCTCTTTTTGTGATTGACGGTACACCCATGGATAACAGCTCATTTTTGATATCAGGCGGTGGAAATGCCCGGGGTCGTGACCTTGGAAATCTGATGTCTGATTTAAATATCCAAAATGTTGAATCGATTTCAGTACTGAAAGGTGCGGCTGCATCAGCTCTTTACGGAAACCGGGCTTCAAATGGTGTGGTTCTTATAACAACCAGAAGCGGTCAGATGGGAGAAGCTCAGCGAATCCAGGTAGATTATTCAAACAGTACCTATTTTGAAAATGTGAGTCTGCTCCCCGATTATCAAAATGAATATGCCGGCGGATACAATCAGAACTTTATTGAGTATACGGATCCCGTAACCGGAGGAACCTATAACGGATTAAACTACGCAGCTGATGAAAGCTGGGGCCCCCGAATGGATGGCCGGATGTATCGCCCCTGGTGGTCATGGTTTGATCACGATTTTACAGGAGACGGACAAAGTGATTATGGCCGTGAAGTAGCCCTGAATCCTCAACCGGACAATGTTCGGGAGTTCTTTGATACAGGTGTACGTTTGTCCAATTCACTGGCTATTACAGGCGGATCAGAAAACAGCTCTTTTCGCGCTGCATTAAACCACACGACACACAATGGAGTAATTCCAAATTCACAAATTGATAGAACTGCTATAAACTTTAACGGAGCATTATCGCACACCGATAGGTTTAATTCACGTGTTGCATTCAATTACGTGAATACAAGCGGTGAAGGCCGGCCGGCGCAAGGTTATTCTCCGGCTCAGGGAAACCCGATGCAGTCGTTCAATCAGTGGTTTCAGCGACAGCTTAATATGGACATGCTCCGTGAATACCGAACCGCAGACGGAACTCCAACCTCGTGGAATATCCGGTCGAATACCGACCTCAGACCACTCTATTGGGATAGCCCGTTCTTCTCCATCAATGAAAATACTTCAACTGATTCGCGAGACAGAATTTTTGGGAACTACTCTCTTTCCTATAATGTGCTGGACAATCTTGAGTTGATCGGTAAGCTGCACCTGGATACGTACAGTTTTACTGCAGAAGATAGAATTGCGTCTGGTGGACTTGAGCAGGATTGGTTTTACATTGCCCAGCGAACACGGCGTGAAGTAAACTATGAAGCCGGACTTCAGTTTGAAGAGAATTATGAAGATTTCTCTTTCAATACCTATTTAGGGGCCAATATAAGACAGGAACGATACAGTTCACTGATTCAGCAGACAGCGGGTGGACTCTCAACACCAAACTTCTATAACATTGATGCATCCATCGACAGACCAAATGTTTCAAATTTCAAGTCTGAAAAAGATGTAAGAAGCCTCTATGGTAACTTAACCGTTGGTTTCAGAGATCTGATTTACCTTGAAGGTTCTGTGAGAAATGACTGGTCTTCAGCTCTACCTGCTAATGATAACTCTTACCTCTACTATAGCCTTTCCAGTAGTTTGGTGTTTACTGAGTTCGATGTTTTTGCAAATCAGGATGTATTATCATTTGGTAAACTGCGGGCGTCGTTAGCGCAAGTTGGAAACGATCTCGATCCATACCAGATTTTCCAGACCTTTAGCACAAGTACCCCATATGGGAATAATCCGACTCAGACCGTACCGAACACGCTGAACAACAATCAGCTTCGTCCGGCAATCTCAACAGATTATGAGGTTGGAATTGACTTACGGTTCTTTAACGGTAATCTCAGAACCGATGTAAACTATTTCAATTCTATTCGCGAAGATGAAATTCTTAGTTTGCAGGTTCCTGGTGCTGCCGGATTTAGCCAGGCTGTTGTGAATGCAGGTAAATTTACAACAACCGGTTGGGAAGTATCGCTCGGTTCCACTGTGTTTCAAAACCAAAACTGGAATGTGGATCTTGGATTAAACTGGGCAACCTCGAACGCACAGGTTGATGAACTTGCAGAAGGCATTACAACCCGATTGCTTGAAAGCGGATTCTTCGGTGCAGCTCTGTATGCTGAAGAAGGTCGTGAGTGGGGTAATATTGTAACTACCGGCGGATATGGTGGTTTTGCAATCCATGAAGAAACCGGACAGCGTATCGTAAACGACAATGGCCGGTATGCAATTGAAACCAACAAAGATCTTGGGAATATTTTACCGGATTGGACAGGTGGATTCCGAATGGATGTGAACTACAGAAACTTCTCACTTGGAACATTCTTCGATTACCAAAAAGGCGGGCAGTTCTACAGTCTTACAAAAATGTTCAATGCATACTCCGGACTGGGAGCAGAAACTGTTGGAAACAATACGCTTGGAAACCCGCTGCGTAACCCCGTAGTTAATTCTGCAGGCGAAGCTGTTGCATTCGTACCGCTCAACGATGCGGCTTCAAATTCAGGAGGTGTACTTGTTGAAGGGGTGAATCCTGATGGAAATGAAGTGGCATACCTTTACCAGGCGTCATTGCACTATCCATATATGTTTAATATAAAAGAGGAGTGGATTTATGATGCAAGCTATCTCAAACTTCGTGAAATCAAACTGACCTACAATTTGCCTTCAGAATTCCTTGCGAATCTGCCGCTGCAACGGGCCAGTGTTTCACTTGATATTCAGAATGCATTTCTGCTCTACTCCAGCGTTGACGGTATTGATCCATCCATCATTCAGAATAATGCAAACGGTTTTGCATTCTGGGAAGGCGGCGGACTGCCACCAACACGAACAATTGGTTTTAATATCAATTTGAGCTTCTAA
- the rocD gene encoding ornithine--oxo-acid transaminase, with the protein MTSTKDAIALENKYGAHNYHPLPVVLSKGDGVYVWDPEGNRYFDFLSAYSAVNQGHCHPAIIGALKEQAETLTLTSRAFYNDVLGPYEKFITEYFGFDKVLPMNTGAEGVETAIKICRKWAYEKKGIPENEAKIIVCTNNFHGRTTTIISFSNDTDAQKNFGPYTPGFIKVEYNNIDDLESALQDDSVAGFLVEPIQGEAGVMVPDEDYLSKAKALCHKYDALFIADEIQTGIARTGSLLAVCGDCTCENHCERQPETYVKPDILILGKALSGGVYPVSAVLADQEVMDVIKPGQHGSTFGGNPLAAKVAIAALNVVRDENLAVNARKLGIQFRNKMNELKEKSKLINTVRGKGLLNAIEINDSPGSSTAWDICVKLKENGLLAKPTHGNIIRFAPPLVMTSEQLDECIKIIEKTILEFNRS; encoded by the coding sequence ATGACATCTACAAAAGACGCAATCGCACTCGAAAACAAATATGGTGCCCACAATTATCATCCGCTGCCGGTTGTACTCTCAAAAGGTGATGGAGTCTATGTGTGGGATCCGGAGGGAAACCGGTATTTCGATTTTTTATCCGCGTATTCAGCGGTAAATCAAGGCCATTGCCATCCCGCCATTATCGGGGCACTCAAGGAGCAGGCAGAAACACTCACGCTGACTTCACGTGCGTTTTATAACGATGTGCTGGGGCCATATGAAAAATTTATCACCGAATATTTCGGGTTTGATAAAGTTCTGCCAATGAACACCGGGGCAGAAGGTGTGGAAACGGCTATCAAAATCTGCCGGAAATGGGCCTACGAAAAGAAAGGAATCCCTGAAAACGAAGCGAAGATTATTGTCTGCACAAATAACTTTCACGGGAGAACTACAACGATCATCTCCTTTTCGAATGATACAGATGCTCAGAAAAATTTCGGCCCCTACACTCCGGGTTTTATAAAAGTTGAATACAACAATATTGATGATCTTGAAAGCGCACTGCAGGATGATTCGGTTGCAGGTTTTCTTGTTGAACCGATACAGGGTGAAGCCGGTGTGATGGTACCTGATGAAGATTATCTTTCAAAGGCGAAAGCTTTGTGCCATAAGTACGATGCTCTTTTTATTGCGGATGAAATTCAGACCGGCATTGCCCGAACCGGCAGCCTGCTTGCGGTTTGCGGAGATTGCACCTGCGAAAACCACTGTGAACGGCAGCCTGAAACGTATGTAAAACCAGATATTCTAATTCTTGGAAAAGCACTGTCAGGCGGAGTGTACCCGGTATCAGCGGTGCTGGCTGATCAAGAGGTAATGGATGTCATCAAACCGGGTCAGCACGGGTCAACTTTCGGCGGAAATCCCCTGGCAGCAAAAGTAGCGATAGCGGCGCTGAATGTCGTCCGGGATGAAAACCTGGCTGTAAACGCACGTAAGCTTGGAATTCAGTTCAGAAATAAAATGAACGAACTGAAAGAGAAATCGAAGTTAATCAATACGGTTCGCGGCAAAGGCCTTCTGAACGCAATTGAAATTAATGACAGCCCAGGAAGCAGTACGGCGTGGGATATCTGTGTGAAACTGAAAGAAAATGGGTTACTTGCAAAACCGACACACGGAAATATCATCCGGTTTGCCCCTCCGCTGGTGATGACCTCCGAACAGCTTGATGAATGCATCAAAATTATAGAAAAAACAATTCTTGAGTTTAATCGCTCCTGA
- a CDS encoding DUF4397 domain-containing protein — protein sequence MNRIFTFLSYFTSAFLVMLVAVSSAFAQDETANLQIIHNSPDPAVSTVDIFVNGDEFLTGVDFRDATAFTEVPAGVELNIQIAPADAGIENAVGPFTYTLDEDGYYIVVASGVVDEAEFPDAAGFSLEVYGAGQTEASDPTMTDINIHHGSPDAPAVDIYLTQVEDGAAVPNLAFPEFTGYVPLSPQNEIVGIAGAGGDVLVEFEAPLADLGLEGSALVVLASGFFTEEYASYGNSFGILAVLPDGTTVLLDAVEEEDPTANLQIIHNSPDPAVSSVDIFVNGDEFLTGVDFRAATAFTEVPAGVELNIQIAPADAGIENAVGPFTYTLDEDGYYIVVASGVVDEAEFPDAAGFSLEVYGAGQTEASDPAMTDINIHHGSPDAPAVDIYLTQVEDAAAVPNLAFPEFTGYVPLSPQNEIVGIAGAGGDVLVEFEAPLADLGLEGGALVVLASGFFTDYAGEDNGFGLLAVLPDGTTVLLDAVTDADMANVQIIHNSPDPAAASVDVFVNGELTLPGVEFRTATPFLELPGDTPLDIVVSPEDAGIEAGIEFAGVEFTSGWSYYVVATGVLDPSAFADNPDGVDTGFFLDVIPNASTTAADENEFEFLLYHGSPDAPAVDVAARDVAQLADGFSFTDYTDDYINVPAGEYVIDIFAAGGTEPLVSFDADVSTLAGSTGVILASGFLNPSANNDGPAFGGIVVLPDGNVIELGVATSNEEVSDILPGSFELNQNYPNPFNPTTTISYALPEASNVRIEVFSVTGQQVATVVDTRQSAGQYNVSFDASALSSGVYLYRIQADNFTQTRRMTLIK from the coding sequence ATGAACCGTATATTTACGTTTCTAAGTTACTTTACGTCTGCTTTTTTAGTGATGCTGGTAGCGGTTTCAAGTGCATTTGCACAAGACGAAACCGCGAATCTCCAAATCATCCATAATTCACCAGATCCTGCAGTTTCCACTGTAGATATCTTTGTGAATGGTGATGAATTCCTAACCGGTGTTGATTTCCGCGATGCCACTGCATTTACCGAAGTACCCGCAGGAGTGGAACTGAATATTCAGATCGCCCCCGCCGATGCCGGAATTGAGAACGCCGTCGGACCCTTCACCTACACCCTCGATGAAGATGGATACTATATTGTTGTCGCATCAGGTGTTGTAGACGAAGCTGAGTTTCCCGATGCTGCCGGATTTTCTCTTGAAGTCTACGGAGCCGGTCAAACCGAAGCTTCTGACCCAACGATGACCGACATCAACATTCATCACGGCTCACCGGACGCACCCGCTGTGGATATCTATCTCACCCAGGTTGAAGATGGCGCAGCTGTTCCTAACCTCGCATTCCCTGAGTTCACAGGTTATGTACCGCTCAGCCCGCAAAATGAGATTGTAGGAATTGCAGGCGCCGGCGGTGATGTGCTGGTTGAATTTGAAGCACCGCTCGCTGACCTCGGCCTTGAAGGCAGCGCATTAGTTGTACTCGCATCCGGATTTTTTACTGAAGAGTATGCGAGTTACGGAAACAGTTTTGGAATACTGGCTGTTCTGCCTGATGGCACAACGGTTCTGCTTGATGCAGTTGAAGAGGAAGATCCAACCGCGAATCTCCAAATCATCCATAATTCACCGGATCCTGCAGTATCCTCTGTAGATATCTTTGTGAATGGTGATGAATTCCTAACCGGAGTTGATTTCCGTGCGGCAACGGCCTTCACCGAAGTACCCGCCGGAGTAGAACTGAATATTCAGATCGCCCCCGCCGATGCCGGAATTGAGAACGCCGTCGGACCCTTCACCTACACCCTCGATGAAGATGGATACTATATTGTTGTCGCATCAGGTGTTGTAGACGAAGCTGAGTTTCCCGATGCTGCCGGATTTTCTCTTGAAGTCTACGGAGCAGGTCAAACCGAAGCCTCCGACCCAGCGATGACCGACATCAACATTCATCACGGCTCGCCGGATGCACCCGCTGTGGATATCTATCTTACCCAGGTTGAAGATGCCGCAGCTGTTCCTAACCTCGCATTTCCTGAGTTCACAGGTTATGTACCGCTCAGCCCGCAAAATGAGATTGTAGGAATTGCAGGTGCCGGCGGTGATGTTCTGGTTGAATTTGAAGCACCCCTCGCTGATCTCGGACTTGAAGGCGGCGCCCTAGTCGTACTTGCATCCGGATTTTTCACCGATTATGCCGGTGAAGATAACGGATTTGGCCTGTTAGCCGTTCTGCCTGATGGCACGACGGTTCTGCTTGATGCAGTTACGGATGCCGATATGGCAAATGTACAAATCATTCATAATTCGCCGGACCCAGCAGCCGCATCTGTTGACGTTTTTGTGAACGGTGAGCTGACGCTTCCGGGTGTAGAATTCAGAACAGCAACTCCATTTTTAGAACTTCCCGGAGATACGCCGCTTGATATTGTGGTTTCACCGGAAGATGCCGGCATCGAAGCAGGTATTGAGTTTGCAGGAGTTGAGTTCACCTCAGGCTGGAGCTATTACGTAGTTGCAACCGGCGTGCTTGATCCTTCAGCATTTGCTGATAATCCAGATGGCGTGGATACTGGATTTTTCCTGGATGTCATTCCTAACGCATCAACAACCGCTGCAGATGAAAATGAATTCGAGTTCCTTTTATACCACGGTTCTCCTGATGCACCTGCTGTTGATGTAGCTGCACGTGATGTTGCTCAGCTTGCGGATGGATTCTCATTCACCGATTACACAGATGATTACATCAATGTGCCAGCCGGTGAATATGTAATTGACATTTTTGCCGCAGGCGGTACTGAACCTCTTGTATCTTTTGATGCAGATGTGTCCACTCTCGCAGGAAGCACCGGTGTTATTCTCGCCAGCGGATTCCTGAATCCGTCAGCAAATAACGACGGTCCCGCATTTGGTGGTATTGTAGTTCTGCCTGATGGAAACGTAATTGAACTCGGAGTTGCAACAAGTAACGAAGAGGTTTCAGACATCCTGCCGGGAAGCTTTGAACTCAATCAAAACTACCCGAATCCTTTCAACCCCACAACAACAATCAGCTATGCGTTACCTGAAGCTTCCAATGTAAGAATCGAAGTATTCAGTGTAACCGGACAGCAAGTGGCTACCGTGGTTGACACCCGCCAGAGCGCAGGGCAATACAATGTATCATTCGATGCAAGTGCCCTCTCAAGCGGTGTCTACCTGTACAGAATCCAGGCTGATAACTTTACGCAAACCCGCAGAATGACGCTGATTAAGTAA